One region of Drosophila kikkawai strain 14028-0561.14 chromosome 2R, DkikHiC1v2, whole genome shotgun sequence genomic DNA includes:
- the LOC108074426 gene encoding zinc finger protein 436-like, translating into MEGSELTFPKDGQASRSQFNNQVIIKKEIEEFERAEGEDSTTDGFLTQVKTEIMKEEDSPESGGIHTYQSVDPVKNEFFEEEVQGSGATYTYQYIDNEESEVTEEHVPEEEPDPFSDLVPCQVKNEPIDEEPESDDEIDQFDCHVKSEEMDDDLLEDEEDHNDVDKPQESEKDEDKYANLPHKCPHCPKGFRLLAQLKIHIRGHTGDSPHKCKNCSKTFGTAAHLNRHCRSHTGERPFECTHCQKAFTALYHLKVHLRTHTGERPYQCPHCPKTCIVKDNLRNHIRTHFEERPFQCPQCPKAFKVKHNLKMHIRTHSGEKPFSCPHCSKAFTGEPYLKVHIRTHTGEKPYSCSLCPKSFINRQCLQVHFRTHSGERPYKCTHCPKSFAKHSGLTEHVRIHTGERPYDCSACPKAFITNQDLKRHMRMHTGERPFKCTLCPSSYTQNYSLQAHMRTHSGERPYKCTECPKDFQYQTSLECHMQTHFGVRPYQCTECTKTFVTSSNLARHVKNAHWT; encoded by the coding sequence ATGGAGGGTTCGGAACTCACATTCCCGAAGGACGGCCAGGCATCCCGTTCACAGTTCAACAACCAAGTCATCATCAAAAAGGAAATTGAAGAATTTGAGCGTGCCGAAGGGGAGGATTCAACTACAGACGGATTCCTAACACAAGTAAAGACAGAAATCATGAAAGAGGAGGATTCACCGGAAAGCGGTGGGATTCACACTTACCAATCGGTTGATCCTGTCAAAAACGAATTCTTCGAAGAGGAGGTACAAGGATCAGGGGCTACGTATACTTACCAGTACATCGATAATGAAGAGAGTGAAGTCACGGAGGAACATGTACCAGAGGAAGAGCCAGATCCATTTAGTGACCTGGTCCCGTGTCAAGTAAAAAACGAACCCATCGATGAAGAACCCGAGTCAGACGACGAAATCGATCAATTTGATTGCCATGTGAAAAGCGAGGAGATGGACGATGACTTACTTGAAGATGAGGAGGATCATAATGATGTCGACAAGCCACAGGAAAGCGAGAAAGATGAGGATAAGTATGCGAATCTCCCGCACAAGTGTCCCCATTGTCCGAAGGGATTCCGGCTCTTGGCTCAGCTCAAAATCCACATCCGAGGTCACACCGGCGACAGTCCACACAAGTGTAAAAACTGCTCCAAGACTTTCGGAACGGCTGCTCACCTTAACAGGCACTGTCGATCCCACACCGGAGAACGACCCTTCGAGTGCACCCACTGTCAGAAGGCCTTCACAGCTCTGTATCATCTCAAGGTGCATCTGCGCACCCACACGGGCGAGCGGCCGTACCAGTGCCCCCACTGCCCAAAGACTTGTATAGTGAAGGATAACCTCCGGAACCATATCCGCACCCATTTCGAGGAGAGACCGTTCCAGTGTCCGCAATGCCCGAAAGCCTTCAAGGTGAAGCACAACCTCAAAATGCATATACGAACCCACTCGGGCGAGAAGCCGTTCAGTTGTCCCCACTGCTCCAAGGCCTTCACAGGTGAACCGTATCTCAAAGTTCACATTCGGACGCATACGGGCGAAAAGCCGTACAGTTGTTCCCTCTGCCCTAAGTCGTTCATCAACAGGCAGTGCCTGCAGGTCCATTTCCGCACCCACTCCGGCGAGCGTCCGTACAAGTGCACCCACTGTCCCAAATCCTTTGCCAAACACTCCGGGCTAACCGAGCATGTCCGGATCCACACGGGTGAACGACCGTACGACTGTTCCGCCTGCCCCAAGGCATTCATAACCAACCAGGATCTGAAGCGGCACATGAGAATGCACACGGGAGAGCGCCCCTTCAAGTGTACCCTCTGTCCCAGTTCGTATACCCAAAACTACTCCCTTCAGGCGCATATGCGAACGCACTCGGGAGAAAGGCCTTACAAGTGCACCGAGTGCCCCAAGGATTTCCAGTACCAAACCAGTCTGGAGTGCCACATGCAGACCCACTTTGGAGTAAGACCCTACCAGTGCACTGAGTG
- the LOC108074404 gene encoding uncharacterized protein yields the protein MGGPELPTDPGQEMFPTPAIDHPQIGMQSDDENDDSDAYDGYQPLAMDEGNDGADIAVASGEPEAASATDNDEDIDLMTAPVTHGDPNMPPIESADVEIERQVWNEPRPRELQMELDKTRTEQILKAMSTITLPNITIPDWAKGVPEERWKGELLDRINNRQHPSRDSSSADKPQHSKSHID from the exons ATGGGAGGACCGGAATTACCCACAGATCCTGGCCAGGAGATGTTTCCAACCCCGGCGATTGACCATCCTCAAATTGGCATGCAGAGCGATGACGAAAATGACGACTCGGACGCATACGATGGCTACCAACCATTGGCCATGGATGAGGGTAACGATGGAGCAGACATCGCGGTAGCCTCTGGGGAACCGGAGGCGGCATCAGCTACAGATAACGACGAAGATATCGACCTGATGACGGCCCCAGTCACTCACGGCGATCCCAACATGCCACCAATAGAGTCCGCGGATGTGGAAATCGAGCGGCAAGTGTGGAATGAGCCCAGGCCCAGGGAACTGCAAATGGAGCTAGATAAGACACGAACAGAACAG ATCCTCAAGGCCATGTCCACCATTACCTTGCCAAACATCACGATTCCGGATTGGGCCAAGGGCGTTCCCGAGGAGCGATGGAAAGGGGAGCTGTTGGATCGAATTAACAACCGGCAACATCCATCGAGGGATTCCTCATCGGCGGACAAGCCCCAGCATTCCAAATCTCATATAGATTag